GCCGGGGCTGGAGCTTTCCACCCCACTTCGATGAGCGTACCAAGCTGCTGGTGACGGCCACCGACGAGGACGACATCCGCCAGAGCCTGCACATTCTGTTTCACACCGAGCCGGGCGAGCGAATCATGCAGCCCGAGTACGGCTGTGCCCTGCGCCAGTTCTTGTTCGAGCATCCTTCCCTCTCGACTATTACGCACATGCAGGATGTGATTTCCAAGGCCATCCTGCGCTTTGAGCCCCGCATTCTGGTGCAGGCCGTACTCGTCGATACCCAGCAACTCAACGATGCGCTGCTCTTCATTCACGTCGACTACACGATTCGCACCGTCAACAGCCGCCACAACGTGGTGTTTCCCTTCCTGCGCGAGGCTACGCTGCTGGGCGGCAAGATTTAACTTCTGATTACGCTTTAGCTTAATGTCCACTCCGGCCCCTACTTTTTCCACCCCCAAGCATCAAGCGCACCTGCAGAGCGGCGGCATTTCGCAGCACGCCCGCCTGCTGCCCGACCTGCTGCCCGGGCACCTGGAGCTGGATGCCCGCCAGCCGGAAGACCTGCTGGCCTATATCACCCGGTTTTCGGAGGTGGTGCGCTACTACCGCGTGGCCGAAGACCAGCTCATTGCCGACGGCTTCTGGAGCCTGGAGCACCACCGCAGCACCCTGATTCTGGCCGTCATTGCGGCCCAGCCGGTGAAAACCCAGGCTGAAAACTACGCGGCCCTGATTGGGCGGCTGCGCGCCAAAAACAACGACACGGTGCAGCAGCGTAAGGCCCTGCAGCGTTTGTTTGCCGCTATCGGCACCATGGCTACCACGCTCAACAAATGGTGTGAGTACCACCGCATGGCCGGCCTGCACCCCGTGTTTCAGGGCGAGCTGGAAGAAGCCCTCGACAAGCTTGGGCCCGTGCTGCGCGGCGCGGCGCTCTACGAAGCCGTGCTGGCCCGGCAGCAGGTAGTGCGGCGCACGACTCTGACCGAAGAGTTTCTGCAGGCTTTTAACCTGCGCAACTGGCACCATTCGCAGGCGGCAGAGGCCTGGCTGGTGCCGGCGGAAGTAGAGGCCTTGCACCAACAGCTGCTGGCCCACACGCTGCACCCCTCCACGGTGGTCAATGAGGTGCTGGACCTACTGCGCAAGTTTCAGAACACCCAGATTCACCTGGCCAACCTGGCCCAGAAAACCCTGCGCCAGGACGCCAGAGGCAAGGGCGACTACCTGCCCGAAATCGGCCTGCTCATTACGTTTACTCACCTGTACCGGTACGCGCAGCGGGCTCTGAACAACATTCCGGCGCGCCATCTTGATTACTACTACCGCAAAGTGCTGCGCATGCAGCCCCGCGAGGCGGTAGTACCCCACTCCTACGCCCACTTTGAATTGCTTAAAGGCAGCCGGGAGGTGCGCATACCCAATGAGCTGCTGGTGGAAGGAAACAAGGACGAGGCCGGGCAGCGCACCTTTTTCCGCACGGCCGAAGAACAGACCCTCACCCCCTGGCGCCTCGAAACCCTGTCGACGCTGCACGTGGCCCGCACGGCGGCCGGGGCCGCGGTGACGGGCCTCTACCTTTCCCGCGTGGCCGACGCCGCGGCCGGACCGGGCGCAGGGCTGACCAATGCAAACTGGCCGCTGTTTGGCGAAGATCAGGCCCTGAAAAGCCACCTATACCGCACCATGGCCGATGCCACGGTGGGCTTTGCGGTGGCCTCGCCCGTGCTGCTGCTCCAGGAAGGACACCGTACCATTCAGCTGTGCCTGCACTGCCCGCCCGACAATATTAAAGCGCTAGGCCTGCAACTCTTTGCCGCTAATGCCCACCGCACGACCACCGACGCCCACCGTGCCCAGCACTGGGTAACGGCCTTTGAGCGGCTGGGGCTGCCCGCTTTCCAGGCGCACATCACCGGGGCGGGCGGCTGGCAGCCGCTCACCATCCGAACCCTGACCCTGGACCGGGGGCAGAACACCGTTACGTGGCTGCTCACCCTCGACGCGGGCCAGCCCGCCGTGGTGGGCTACGACCCGGCCCTGCACCCGGGCCGCTACGCTACCACCCAGCCCGTGGTGAAGCTGGTGCTGAACCCGAACGTGGCGGAATACGGCTACTCGTCGTTTGCCGCGCTGCGCCCCCGCAAGATTCAGCTTTCAGTCAGGGCCCGGCACGTGCAGGGGCTGCTGCTGAGCAACCAGCTCGGCCGCCTCGACGCCAGCAAGCCGTTTTTCCCGTTTGGGGCGGCCGTACGCTGCGGCTCCTACCTGCAGGTGGGTCTGCCCGAGCTCTACGGCAAGCACGTCACCAAGCTTACCTTGCTCGTCGACTGGCTGCAGCTGCCCACCGAGCCCGGCGGCTTCACGTCTTACTACCGGGGCTACACCCCGCCCATTTCCAACGACTCTTTTACGGTCGAAACCAGCTTCCGCTCGGGCTGGCAGTGGGTGCCGACACTGCCGCAACGCCAACGGTATCCGCTGTTTCAGCCCGAGCCCAGTGCGCCGGACCAGCTGCGGACCTGCACCCAGCTTGATCTTACGCCGGTAGGCGCCGTCCAGGCAACGTCAACCGCGACGACAGGCCCGCTCAACGACCCGGGCTATGTGCGCCTGGAGCTGCGGGAGCCGGCCATGGGCTTCGGCGACGAGCAGTACCCACTGCTGCTGGCTGAAACCTTGCAACACAACGTGCGCAGCTCCACCAAGCGTCCTTTGCCCCGGCCCCCGTTTGTGCCTCAGGTGAAAAGCCTCAAGCTTTCTTACCAGGCCGAGGATGAGCTGGATATGTCGCTGATGTCGCTGCGGCAAGGCGTCGAGCACCGCCACTTTTTCCACGTGCATCCCTTTGCCGAGTACGAGCCGGCCCGGATGCTGGGCCAGCAGGCCGCCGACAGCCACCTGGTGCCGTTGCTCCCCGAATTTCCGGCCGAGGGCAGCCTGTACCTGGGCCTGAGCAACCTTACGCCGGGCTCGATTATTAACCTGGTGTTCGTGCTGCACCCACAAAGCCGCACGATTACCTCGGCTCAGGATTTTCCGGCCGTTAGCTGGGCTTACTTGGCCGATGACCAGTGGGTTTCGTTTGTCCCGGGCCATACGCTGCGCGACGTCAGTGAGGGGTTTACCCACCTGGGCCAGACGTATTTGACGCTGCCCGACCTGCTGCAAACCGAGCACGCGCTGATGCCCAGCGGCCTGTTTTGGGTGCGGGTCCAGGTGAAGAACAACACCAAGCTATTCAGCCACGTGCAGGCGGTACATCCCCAGCTAGTGCGGGTGGTGCAGGTACTGCCCGACCCGCTGCCGACCCCGCCCAAAGGCTTGCTGGGCGTAGCGGGGGTGCGCCTGGCCTTGCCCTGGCTTGGTGGCCGCGACGCGGAAACCACTGCGGCCTACTACACCCGCGTTAGTGAGCGGCTGCGCCACCGCAACCGCGCCATTACGCCCTGGGACTACGAGCGGATCGTGCTGGCCCAGTTTCCGGAAGTGCACAGCGTCAAATGCCTCACAGCTCAGCAGGTGCGCCAGTTGGGCTATCCGCCGGGCCGCATCATTCTGGCCGTGCTGCCGCACCAGCATGCCCTGTCCGAAAGCGGGGAACCCAGCACTACGTGGCCGTTTTTCAATGCCGCCCAGCTCCAGCGCATCCGCAACTGGGTGAAGGCCGTGGCCTCGCCCCACGTGGAGGTGGAAGTGCGCAACCCGCAGTACGAGGTGCTGACCGTGCGCTGCCAGATTCTCTACAAGCCGGTGTACCAGAAATTCGACCAGTCGCGGCAGCTGCACCGCGACCTGGCCGACTTCCTTTCGCCCTGGGGCCTGACGGAGGCGCTGCGTGGCGGGTTTCACGACCATTTTCACACGTCCCTGATTACCTCCTTCATCAACCAGCGGCCCTACGTGGACCGGATCTGGGGCTTTTCGCTGATCAAAACTGGCCTGGTCGACGAGCTGCACCGCTATTATGACTCGGCTGCTTTCCAGGAGCAGGACGACGTGGAAATCCGGGCCGACTGGCCCTGGACGGTGTTTGTGCCCGCCCCGCGCCACTACCTGGAAATCAAAACCCAGAAAGAGTGGGCCGCCCCGCAGCCCACCGGCATCGGCGACCTGCGCATTGAGGAAGGCTTTACTATTGGCCTGCATTTCGACCACGAATCGGGCCCGCCGGCTGCCGCGTTATGAGAAATACCGACGGGCTCAAAAACCGCCAGGAGCTAAAGGATTACTTCAAACAGGGCGCCATGCCCACCGAGAAGAGCTTTGCCAACCTGATTGAATCGGTGGTTAATCGCCGCGACGACGGCTTCGAGAAGTCGCCGGAAGCGGGCATGATGCTGGCGGCCAGCGAGGACTATCGCCGGCTGCTGTCGTTGTACAAAAACATGCGCCAGCTGCAGGAAGATGCCCCGGCCTGGCTGCTGGAGCTACTGCAGAGCGATAGTCAGGCTCCTTCGGCCGGGCTGAGCTTCTCGGAGTTGCAGACGGACCCGGACCCGGATTCGACCGGCAACCCGGTCGGCTACGACTGCGGCTGCGACGACGAGGACGCCAGCGTGGGCCCGGCCCGGCCCAAAACTGTCAGCCGGGTGCTGCTGCAGCCGGGCGGCAACGTAGGCATCGGGACAACCCACCCAACTGAGCGCCTGGACGTGAACGGCTTTGTAGGCAGCAAGGGCCGCATCGGCACCTATATCGGCTCGCGACCCAACAATAAGGCCGTTCCGGCCGACCGGGAGTGGCACCCCATTATCGAAGGCCTGGATGGGCTGCACGTGTTCGAGATTGTGGCCGCCGCCTACGGCCCTACCGGCAAGGGTCGCTACGCCCTGACCCACGCCACGGCCCTGAGTGCGTTCGGCAAGTCGCGCAGCCGCATTTACCGCAAAAATGCCTGGTTCCGGGGCTGGTTTCAGAAAATTCAGTTCCGCTGGACCGGCGAGCTGCACAACTATTCCCTGGAAATGCGCTCGGCCAGCCACTACGGGCCGGGGGGCTACATTACTTATTCCATCACGCATCTGTTCGACGACCGTCGTCCCCTCGTGCCATGAGCAGTCCTTTATTCGACCAAAACCCGGCTATCTATAAGGATTTGCCCCTGGAACCGGGCGAGGACTACGCTTTTCTGCGCCACCAGGGCCTGGAAATGCTCCAGCAACTGAGCGGGCGAATCTGGACCGACTACAACGTCCACGACCCGGGCATCACGATGCTGGAAGCCTTATGTTACGCCCTGACCGACCTCACAAACCGGGCGAATCAGTCGGTACCCGACCTGCTGGCTCCCGACCCACGCCAGCCCGAAGCAGCGGTCAGCAGCACCTTTACGCCGCCCCACGAGGCCTTCTCCAACCACCCCGTAACCCTGGCCGATTACAAGGCCCTGCTGCTCGACAACTTTCGGACCCAGCTTAAGAACGTCTGGATTGAGCCGCTTGAGCACGCGACGCCGCAGGAGCAGCCGGGCCAGTATCAGGTGGAAGTAGTGCTGAGCAAGCCGCCGATGGACGTGTTGGCCCTGGGCCAGAACAACCGCCTGGAAGCGGCGGCTCAGCTGCGCGAGGCCGTGCTGGCCGACGACATCCGGGACTTTCTGAACCTGCACCGCAACCTGGGCGAGAGTTTTACCAAAGTGGTGATTCTCAAGCCCCGCCAGGTCAGCATCAGCGGCACTATCGAGATTGAGAAGGGCTTCGCGCAGGAAGAAATTCTGGCCGAAATCCTATGGTTGATTGATTTCTACCTGGACCCGTACGTATCGCCGCAGCACCTGCAGGATCAGCGGGCGGCCGGACAACGGGTGGAGGATATTTATGCCGGGCCCCTTCTTAAAAGCTACCTGCTGCAGGAAACCGCCTTCCGGGCCCGGCACCAGCAAGTGCACCTGGCCAGTATTCTCAAGCGCCTGCTGAAGCTTCCCGGTGTGCGGGGCACCAGCGGCCTGATGCTCCGCCTCGACCAGGGCCCGGCCACGGGCGTGGTTTTACTCGAAGCGGACGAGTTTCCGGTGCTGGACGCCCGCGTCAGCCTCGCCGACCTAGTCGTAAATTACCAAGGCATGGGGCTGGACTTTGACCGGCAGCGGGTTTTTCGGCTGTTCAAGGAGCGGGAACGGCTGGCCGACAACCGCCTGCGCAGCCGCTTGCCTGAAGAGCAGCTGCACTTTGCTCCGCCCCTGGGCGACTACCTGAATCTGAGCCACTACGAGTCGATTCAAACTGCTTTCCCGGCCATTTACGGGTTGGGCGAAGAAGGACCACCGAGCAATTCTTCCCTGCTAGCCCAGGCCCAGGCCTTGCAGCTCAAGGGCTACTTGCTGCTGTTTGAGCAGATTATGGCCAATTTCTGCGCCCAGGTAGACCACGCCAAGGATTTGCTTTCCGCCGATTCGCAGCGCACTACCTACTTTAGCCAGCCCCTGCACACGGTTCCGCGCTGGGACCTGCTGCTGGGCGACGTGCCGGCCTCCTCCCACGAGATTCTGCACGATGCTACCAGCTACCAGCGGCGGCGCGAGCAGCAGAGCCCGACCACGGCCGATACCCGCTACCAGCGCACCCTGCGCCGCTCGTTGCGGGAGCAGCCGGATGAGTTTCTGGAGCGCCGCAACGCTTTTTTGGTGCATTTGCTGGCCCGGTTTGGCTACAGCATCAGTCCCTACCAGCCTTTGCTCAGCCAGGCCCGCGCCATCAACCAGTACGCCATCAGAACGCGGGAACAGCTGCTGCGCTACCTTTCGGCGGCTACCTACCACCGGGGCGCGGCGCGCTTCGAGGTCACGCTGCCGGGCCTAGCCGAGGCGCACGAAACCTCGGGCCTGGAATTTTTCCTGTATCTGCTCACCGGCGTTGAGTATGTTGAACTGAAAATAGCCCGGCAGCTTACCCTGGCTCAGCTGGAGGCCCGGGTACATCTTTCAGCCCGCGGAACCGGTCCCGAGCCCGCCGCCCAGCTGCTGGTGCAGGGCGACGTGCCCGATTTTGCGGCATTTCTGCGGCTGATGCAGCAGGCCCGCACCACGGCCCCCACCCGCCTGACCCCCACCTCGGTGCACCTTGCGCTGGGTGGTAAAACCGTGGCCCTGAGCTTGCGCCGGAAGTTGCCGCGCGTGGCCCGGGTGGGCGTGGTGCAGTGGGTGCAGCGGTATTTTCAGAACCTGGACGAGCAGCTGGAACGCTTCTACCTGCTGGACCACGTGCTGCTGCGGCCCGCCGACGATACCGACGCCCCTGCTACGGGCAAACCCGAACCCGGCTTTTTCCAGTACCAGGCCACGCTGGTCTTGCCCTCCTTCACGCGGCGGTTCAGCCTCAAGACCGAAGCCAAGGACCACCGCTCGACCTACTCCTACCGGGAGTATTTCCAACACCTGGTGCAGCAGAATGCTCCGGCCCACCTGCTGGTAAACGTGCTGTGGCTCAGCTATGAGGAACTGCGAGCCTGGGAAACGCTGTACCTGGAGTTCCGGGCGGCCCTGCAGCGCCACAATTCGGCGGCGCGGGTGCAGCCCCAGCAGCAGCTGACGGCTTTTTTACGGCGCCATCTGGCGGCCCACACCTACTAGGCCCGCGCTTCTATGTCCCGGCAGCCCCACGCCATTCAGCAGCTTCGCTTCGAGCTTGCGTCAGATAACTCCCAACTGGCGCCCCGGCTGCAGGACCGAGTCAGCAGCCTGTACCGACACCAGTTGGAGGCGCTGCTTGGGGAAGAATTGTCGCACAACTGCCCGCCCGACCTGCTGCTGACCTTGCCTGAGCTAGTGCTGGACCTGGGAAGCATTGCCGACAGCCAGTTGGAAAACGAGTTGCCGGCCCGGCTGCGGCAGGCCTTATACGCGGCGCTGGGCCCGGAATTGCAGCGCCGGGCCACCCAGGCCCATTTTGAGCCGAAGCAGGCCGCCGGGGCGCTGGGCGTGCTGCCTTTTTTTCTGGCGCACGGCTACTTGCCCTGGCAAACCGACGCCAGCCATTTTTCCCTGGCCGAAGCCGTATTGCAGGCGCTCAACCAGACGCCGGTCGAATTTCGCAGCTTGCTCCGCCGCCTTGGCCAGCAGGAATCGGTGCGGCAGCGGCTGGTGCGACAGCTGCGCCCAGATCATCTGCAGCGCCTGATTGGCCTGCTGGAGCCCACGCACGCGCTGCTGATTCAGGCCTACATTCAGGAAACCATTCGGGCCCAGGAAGCGCAGCGCCTGGCCCCAGTGCGCGACGCCGACCTGCAGCAGGTGGTGTACGAGCTGGTGCTGACCGACTTGCTTATCAGCCGCAGCACGCAGTTCAACCGCCGCACCTTTGTGGAAAGCCAGATTCGGCGGCTGGCGGCCCGCTTCAACCTGACCTTCGAGGGGCTACTGCGCCGCTTGGTCGTCTTGTCGCAGAAGCCGCTGCCGTTTTCGGCCCAATCGTCCTTGCCCGGCATTCTGCGCTCTATTTATCAGGATATTTCGACCAAAGCGCCCAGTAGCCCCACCCCTCCGCACGTCGCGCCGCCCCCGGCCAGTACGGCTGGCCGCCCAGTCGTGGCGGTGGTTACGGAGGCAGCCGAAGCGGCCGCCGCCCCGCTGGAAATGCTGATTTACTTTCTCCGCCACGAGTCGCTGCCTTACTGGGCCGGGGCCCGCCGCACCGCCACCGATCTGCGGGCTACTTTCAGCACCGTGCTGCAGCAGGGGTGGGAAGCGTTGGTGAGTGTGGTGCGCCAGGCCGGTCCCCAACCGGCCGCCGCGACGCTGGCCCGCCGCTTTCCGACCGACCTGCTGCAGCAGGTGGTTCGGCTGGCGGTGCCGGGGCAGGTGCGGCCTTTTCTGGCCGTGCTGGCTGAGCATCGTCAGGTGGCCGCGCTACACTTCGGGGCGGCGGCAGCTCAGCAACAATTATGGGAGAAGTCCTTCCAGTACCTGCTACCCCATAAGCCGACGCCGTTCAACAGTCAGCATTTCAGCCGCTGGCTGGCCCGGCAGTTGTCCGTGGCCGGTCCGGAGCCGGCCGTGCTGGCCGCGGGTGCACAGGCTACGGCAAGCGTTGGGCCACCGACTTTGGGGCCGGCCGCTGGCTCCTTGCAAACCATCAGCCCCCCGGCTGGGAGCCGGAAAGAGCTCCGGGACCAGCCTTTGCCCATTTTGCTTCCTCTCAATACGACAGAGGGCGCTGCGTACGATGCCCTCGGCCGAGAGGTCCTTGTCGCGCCGCAACGCCAGCCGCTGGGTGCCACCGGTATCTTCCCCAGCGGCCCTTATTCAGCGGCCTCCAATCAGGCGCTGGCAAACAGTCCTTTAGCACCTGCTGCCTCCCCGCTGGCAGCCAGGTCTGACGGGCTGGCTCAACCGGCTAGCTTGCCAGCCGGTCAGCGCCCTTCTCCGGCGGCCCCAACCAGCTATTCCAGCTCGGAGCTGCCGGACAGGCACCTAGTGAGTGAGCTTTCGACTGCCCAAATAGCAAACCGCCTAGTACCATCCGCCCTATCAGCGCCCCAGAGTTTGGGGGCCGCTGGCTATGCGGACCGTACCACTGCGGCGCTGGCAGAGCAGCGCCCAAACCAACCGTATGTTGGACATTCGGGAACCTCTTTGGCTGCTACGGCCGGCCACACCGCTACCACCGGATTCTTTCCCGGTCATTCAACCGGGGGTGCGGGTGCCCTATCTCAAGCCAGTCCTGCGGCGGTTGCTTCCGGCACTATAGAGCCCTTTTTCGCAAACGTGGAGTCGGGGAGGTCAGCAGCGGGCTACGCAATGGCCGCTGATTACGGCACGACAGTCGCTGCTAAAGAACTGACCCTAAACCAAGTACCCGGAGCCGGACCGGAACAGCTGCCGCTTCACCAGTGGCCACTCCCGGTAAGCCGCGGCATGGTGCACCAATACCTGCGGGCGGGCGACGCGGTGCTGGTAGCGGCCCGCTTATCGGGCCATGCCATCCGGCAGTTGCTACGTCATCTTATTGAACAAGGCGACGCCGAAACCCTGGCATTTCTGCGTATTTACCCGACTCAGGCGCTGGCGCAGCAGCGCCTCTCGGCGCTGCTCGACTTCGACCTGCTGCTTCGGCTGCGCGACGTGGCACCGGCCCGGGCAAACCGGGCACGGCACCTGTGGGAGCCGGTGGTTCAGGTTTTCGGCACCCAGAACCGGAGCGGAGCTTCTGTCGTAACTCCCCGGCTCCGCCGCCTGGTACAAGCCGTGTATTACCGGTTTACGCTGACCGACCACCGGCTTTCTGCCCCAGCTCAGCAGCGGGAAACCCGCCGGATGGCTGCCGCCCACAACCTGTCGTGGGCGGCTGTGCTGCGCACGATGCGCCAACTGGCTACCCAACATCCCAACCTGGCCCGGGAGCCGCTTTTCAACCAGGTTTTTCTGGTGGCTCCTTCCAGGCCCGCGCCAGCCGCGCCGCGCCCCACGCTTAGTCACTCCGTATTCGTGAGCCCGGGCAGAAAACGGCCGGCGTTTAGCTCCGGGAAGTCGGGTGCCGGCATACCGGCCTCTGCTGCTTCCGCTGCTTCAGCCACTTTCCAGAGCTCGGCCAATGGGTTTCCCAATCCGGCCCCCGCTTACGAGGCAGCTCCCGGCGCGGCTACGGTGCCTCCGCTGCTGACCATTGCCATGCAGGACCTGGTGTTTCACTTCCTGCGCCACGGCCAGCTGCCGTGGTGGCAACCCACGGCCGTAACCTTACCCGAGCTGCGCCGGCATCTGGCCCAGCTCGTGCGGGCGCGGGCGGCTCAAGTTCAGACTTTTTTGGCCAGTCACGCGGCCGAGCCCGCCGTGCGGCAGCGCTTGGCCCAGTTGGCCGATTTTGCTACGCTTACCCAGCTTACAACGGCCACCGGGCCGAGTTCCGGCCGGGGGACGAGTATTCGGCGGGCATTGCTGGCGCTGGAGCAGGCCGTGCCCCACACCTCCCAGTACACCGCGGAGCAGTTCCGGCTTTTTCTCAAGGAAACGTACCTGCTTTTCCACTTCTCCCTGGCCCAATCATCGGCTATACCGGCGCTTCGCGTGGTGCGGCAGCTGGCAGCAAGCTACGGCCTAAGCTGGAAGAGCATGCTGCACCTCATCGACGAACTAAGCCAGCAGCAGCCGGTCCTGGCCGCGGAACCGTTTTTTGCCTGGCTGCTCGGGGCGCAGGAAGCCGAGGAACAACGGCGCCACAACCGCCGCCCGATCATTGCCCGGGCGCGCCAGGCTGCCGCCCAGCCGCCACAGACTACGTCCGGCACACGTCCGGCCTATTCTGCGCTTTATGACGGGCTGGAGCACTACCTGCAAACCGGCAAGCTGCCCCACCCAACGCCCGGCGGCGCGGCCGGGAGCGTAGCCAGCCTCTGGACGACTTTTCTGCGGCCCGCAAACCGGGCCCTGCTACTACGAATCCGGCCGTACCTGACGCTGAGCGTAGTGCGGGAGCGGGTGGCCGGCAGCGTTAGCCAGGACCAGTTTTTTACTCTGCTGCGACGCCTGTATCCGGTGCATTTCCGCATTCTGGCCGCCCCGCTGCACGACTGGCTGGCCCTGGCTGCACAAGGTGTGGTGCGCCTGGGCAGCCAAGCGGCGGCGCTATGGGAACTGGTACTGACGGCGGTGGAAACCACGGCGGCGGCCCGCTTTCATACCGAGCTGCTGCTGAGCCGCCTGTTGGCCGCCGAAACCACGCTGGGGAAGCAGCAGGCGCCAGCGGCGCGCGGGGCTTCGGTAGCGGGCATCATCCTGCGGCAGGCGGGCCGGGCCGGACTACCGTTCCGGAGCCGGCTGCCGGCGCTGCTGCAACACCTGGACACCACGGCCCGCCTGGCCGACCGGCAGAAGGCCGCCGCGGCAGTGGCTCCGGCAACGGTAGAAGCGCCCGAAGTACCGGCCCTGGCCACGGCTTATATTACCAATGCCGGGCTGGTGCTGCTCTGGCCGTTTCTGACCATGCTCTTCGACCGGCTGGGCTACCTCGAAAACCGCCAGTTTAAGTCAATTGAGGAGGCGTACCGGGCCGTGCATCTGCTGCAATTTCTGGCTACCGGGGCCGAAGATTTTCCCGAGTACATGCTGGTGCTCAACAAGCTGCTCTGCGGCGTGCAACAAACCCAGCCCGTGGTGCGGGAACTAGCCCTGACCGACGAGGAAAAAGAAACCGGCCACGGCTTGCTCGGGGCCGTTATCAGCCGCTGGGAAATTTTAAAGAAAACCAGCGTGGCGGGCTTGCGCGAGACTTTTCTGGCCCGCAACGGCCGCCTTGACTGGCAGGACGACAAAGTATTACTCACCGTGGAAACCAAGGCCTTCGACATGCTGCTCGACCAGCGTCCCTGGTCCATTGCCGTTATCCGCCTGCCCTGGATGCAGCTTCCTCTTTACGTAACATGGCGCTAACCTCTACCCTTTCTCCGACGGCCGTGGCTGCCACCGGGGCTACCCTGGCCCGGGAGCTCGACTGGCTCACGCACGTACTTGAAGCCCGCCTGCACCACTTTTTCGAGAACAGCACCGACCCGCTCCCCGTGTTCCCGGCCCCGGAGCTTGTCATGCCCGACGACTTCTACGCCCAGCTCGTCAGCCGGCACGCGCTGGCCTGGGCCGACCGGCTG
Above is a genomic segment from Hymenobacter cellulosivorans containing:
- a CDS encoding contractile injection system tape measure protein, whose amino-acid sequence is MSRQPHAIQQLRFELASDNSQLAPRLQDRVSSLYRHQLEALLGEELSHNCPPDLLLTLPELVLDLGSIADSQLENELPARLRQALYAALGPELQRRATQAHFEPKQAAGALGVLPFFLAHGYLPWQTDASHFSLAEAVLQALNQTPVEFRSLLRRLGQQESVRQRLVRQLRPDHLQRLIGLLEPTHALLIQAYIQETIRAQEAQRLAPVRDADLQQVVYELVLTDLLISRSTQFNRRTFVESQIRRLAARFNLTFEGLLRRLVVLSQKPLPFSAQSSLPGILRSIYQDISTKAPSSPTPPHVAPPPASTAGRPVVAVVTEAAEAAAAPLEMLIYFLRHESLPYWAGARRTATDLRATFSTVLQQGWEALVSVVRQAGPQPAAATLARRFPTDLLQQVVRLAVPGQVRPFLAVLAEHRQVAALHFGAAAAQQQLWEKSFQYLLPHKPTPFNSQHFSRWLARQLSVAGPEPAVLAAGAQATASVGPPTLGPAAGSLQTISPPAGSRKELRDQPLPILLPLNTTEGAAYDALGREVLVAPQRQPLGATGIFPSGPYSAASNQALANSPLAPAASPLAARSDGLAQPASLPAGQRPSPAAPTSYSSSELPDRHLVSELSTAQIANRLVPSALSAPQSLGAAGYADRTTAALAEQRPNQPYVGHSGTSLAATAGHTATTGFFPGHSTGGAGALSQASPAAVASGTIEPFFANVESGRSAAGYAMAADYGTTVAAKELTLNQVPGAGPEQLPLHQWPLPVSRGMVHQYLRAGDAVLVAARLSGHAIRQLLRHLIEQGDAETLAFLRIYPTQALAQQRLSALLDFDLLLRLRDVAPARANRARHLWEPVVQVFGTQNRSGASVVTPRLRRLVQAVYYRFTLTDHRLSAPAQQRETRRMAAAHNLSWAAVLRTMRQLATQHPNLAREPLFNQVFLVAPSRPAPAAPRPTLSHSVFVSPGRKRPAFSSGKSGAGIPASAASAASATFQSSANGFPNPAPAYEAAPGAATVPPLLTIAMQDLVFHFLRHGQLPWWQPTAVTLPELRRHLAQLVRARAAQVQTFLASHAAEPAVRQRLAQLADFATLTQLTTATGPSSGRGTSIRRALLALEQAVPHTSQYTAEQFRLFLKETYLLFHFSLAQSSAIPALRVVRQLAASYGLSWKSMLHLIDELSQQQPVLAAEPFFAWLLGAQEAEEQRRHNRRPIIARARQAAAQPPQTTSGTRPAYSALYDGLEHYLQTGKLPHPTPGGAAGSVASLWTTFLRPANRALLLRIRPYLTLSVVRERVAGSVSQDQFFTLLRRLYPVHFRILAAPLHDWLALAAQGVVRLGSQAAALWELVLTAVETTAAARFHTELLLSRLLAAETTLGKQQAPAARGASVAGIILRQAGRAGLPFRSRLPALLQHLDTTARLADRQKAAAAVAPATVEAPEVPALATAYITNAGLVLLWPFLTMLFDRLGYLENRQFKSIEEAYRAVHLLQFLATGAEDFPEYMLVLNKLLCGVQQTQPVVRELALTDEEKETGHGLLGAVISRWEILKKTSVAGLRETFLARNGRLDWQDDKVLLTVETKAFDMLLDQRPWSIAVIRLPWMQLPLYVTWR
- a CDS encoding GPW/gp25 family protein, translating into MEHGIASFLGRGWSFPPHFDERTKLLVTATDEDDIRQSLHILFHTEPGERIMQPEYGCALRQFLFEHPSLSTITHMQDVISKAILRFEPRILVQAVLVDTQQLNDALLFIHVDYTIRTVNSRHNVVFPFLREATLLGGKI